The Bacillus sp. F19 DNA segment CCAGTCGTTACTTCGCCGATTTGTTCGTCTCCATGGTATACTTCATAACCATGTCGGGGTATTCCCTTGTCAATCATCTCAAGACCGACAAGCTTTCTTGCTGTTCCATTTTCTTTTTGTTCTTTTAAAATATCTTTTCCGATGAAGTCTGCCTCTTTATTCGGTTTTACAGCAAAGCCGATTCCCGCTTCAATCGGAGTAATTTCTTTTGTAAGTTCCTGACCATATAAAGGCAGATTTGCTTCAAAGCGCAAGGTGTCGCGTGCGCCTAAACCGCACGGAAGAATTCCTTCATTTTTGCCTGCTTCTAAAATCGCTTTCCAAAGGGAAGGCGCTTCTGAAGATGGGCAATAGATTTCAAAGCCGTCTTCGCCTGTATAGCCTGTTCTGGAGACAAGAGCCTTTACATCATCGATTACAACGTCATCTTTAAATTTAAAAAACTTGATTCCACTTAAATCTGTTTCAGTTAATTTTTGAAGGATCGATTCAGCTTGTGGCCCCTGAATGGCCAGTTGTGCAACATCTGATGAAATATTATGCAGCTCTGTGTTTCCGAATTTGTGCGAGATGAGCCAATCATAATCTTTTTCAATATTTGAAGCATTCACGACTAATAAATAGTGAATATCTGATTTTTTATAAATTAATAAATCGTCTACTGTTCCGCCATCTTCATAGCACATCGCCGTGTACTGGGCTCCGCCGTCTTTCAAAAGGGAAACATCATTCGTCATCGTCTTTTGAAGAAATGCAAGACTGTCTGTACCTGTCACTTCAATTTCACCCATATGCGAAACATCGAATAAGCCAGCTCTTTCCCGAACTGCCTCGTGTTCCTCTTTAATAGATGAAAATTGAACGGGAAGATCCCAACCGCCAAAATCAATTGTCTTTGCACCATGCTCTTTATAAACATCAAATAATGATGTTCGCTTTAAATCCGCCATAATCAAATCGCCTCCCCAAAAAAGTATAAAAAAAGGACAGAGACCCCCCTTTATGTAAAAAGGAAGTCTCTGTCCCTGCACCTGAAAGTTTACCTTGCCAAAAATAAGCAAAGCTTTCCCCTTTGGTGGTTTGCTGCTTTCACAAACTCTCTCCAGAGTTGCGTCAAACAAGAGTTCTTTTGCCTGAGAGATTCACAGATGTTTGCTCCTTCGGCGCTGCTTTTGCGGTTTCATTTATTAGAACCGCCGGCAGTCTCTCCCCTTGCTCTCATTCGCTCATATTTTCTGTAAAACTGGTCATACTAAGAGATAACATTCTTTGACATTTTGACATTTTTGACAAAAGAAGCATGCTAACCGAAAAGTAAGTATGTTAGCAACTTTCTTACTTATTAACATCCTACCATTATGAACAGCATTCATCAATCTATTTTTACACAAATATTAAACATATATTTTAATTTAATGTTCGTGTTTAACTTGATTTATTTGTATTTCATCATAATTAACTACCAATTCACGCCTTAAAGTGAACGATTCACCATAACTATACCTTTGCTTGAAAGGGCTGTCATTTATGAATGTAAAAATCAACTTTGATTCATCCTGGCAAGATACTTTTTTTAAAAAACTGGAAAATGATGGACCTTGGGCGAATTGGGAAAATTACAAACTCGCCTGTGAAGTACAAAAACATTTAATTGTTCCTTCGTTTGAAGGCTTGCAGGCTCCAAATCATCTGACAGACTTTACCCCCCTGCCGCACCAATTAGAGGTTGCAAGACAGGTAGTTGAGCATATGAACGGCAAAGCGATACTAGCAGATGAAGTGGGCCTTGGAAAAACGATTGAAGCCGGACTGATTGTAAAAGAATACATGATCCGCTGCCTTGCCAAAAAGATCTTAATTCTCGTACCGGCCTCTCTAGTTTCACAATGGGCAAGAGAACTGCATGAAAAATTTTATATACCTGCTGTTGAGCAGAAGAAAAGCTACGTTTGGGAAGCATGTGATGTGGTAGTTTCTTCAATAGACACCGCAAAACGAAGCCCTCACAGAGAAATAGTCCTTGCCCAGCAATATGATTTAGTCATTATCGATGAAGCTCATAAACTCAAAAATAATAAAACAAAAAACTATGAATTTGTTCAGAGCCTGAAAAAAAAATACTGCCTTCTTCTGACAGCAACTCCGATCCAAAATCGTGTTGAAGAGATTTTCAATCTTGTCTCTCTTCTAAAACCCGGTCATCTTGGAAACGAAGCTTATTTTTCAGAAGTTTTCTCAGCAAAAAATCGATCTCTTGAACATCATGAGCATCTGCAGGAGCTTGTCAACAAAGTAATGATCCGAAACCGCCGCGGCGATACTGGTATTGACTGGCCAAAACGCCATGTTGAAACGGTCCCGATAGAACTCTCTCCAACAGAACGAAATCTGTACACAGCTATATCAAGACTTAAATCATTCGGAACGGCCGCTGCAAGCATGTTTTCCATTATGACGCTTCAAAGAGAAGCATGCTCAAGCAGGGAAGCCGTTTATATGACACTAAAAAAAATGATCGATCGGCCTGCAGGTGAAGCCTCCCCTCTGCCTGAGCCAATCATCAGGGAATTGATGCAGTGCATTGATGAGGTTGACGGAAACACGAAAGCTCAAAAAGCAGTGGAACTTATTAAAAGAATTGATGATAAAGTGATTATCTTTACTGAATATCGCGCCACTCAATTTTATCTGCAATGGTTTTTGCAGCAGCACGGTATTTCTTCTGTCCCTTTCCGGGGAGGATTTAAACGGGGAAAAAAAGATTGGATGAAAGATTTATTTAAAAACCGTGTTCAAGTGCTGATTGCAACAGAAGCTGGGGGCGAAGGCATAAACCTGCAATTTTGCAATCACATCATCAATTATGACCTGCCCTGGAATCCGATGCGGCTTGAACAAAGAATCGGCCGGATTCATCGCCTCGGCCAGGAAAAAGACGTTTATATTTACAATATGGCTACAAAAAATACTGTTGAAGAGCATATTTTAAAATTGCTTTATGAAAAAATTAATCTATTCGAAAAAGTAATCGGTGAGCTTGATGAAATTTTAACCAGATTGGATATTTCAAATTTTGAAGATCATTTGCAGGATATTCTCTTTCAATCAAAAAGTGAAGGCGAAATGAAAATCAAAATGGAAAACTTAACATCCATCCTTCATTTTGCCGAGCAGGAACACTCTGAAAAAAAAGCAGCGAATGGAAAATAAGGATTGATAAGGAGGCTAGAGAGAGATGCTGCAGCAAGAGATCAGTCAATTCTTAGAAAGTTTTTTCACAGCAAATTCGTGTCAAATCATTGATAAACACCCAGGATATATGACTGTGCAGTTAACAATCGAAATGGATAAAGAGCTGATGAACCGCCCTTTTTACTGGACCTATCTTGAAAAAACCGGCGGTGTTCCAAATCCCATGCAGGTGACATTTCTTACAGATGCCAAACAGGCTCCTGAAGATTTAAAAGGAGAGATTATGCATTTCGGGGCACCAAGACTTCATCAGATTTACCAGGCGAGCAAAAAGCTTGGAAGTCACATCCGCCTTTATGAAAACTCTCCGAATAATGGAAGCTCGCAATCACTTCACCCATGGCTCGGAGTAAATGTCATGGTATCTTATCAGAGCG contains these protein-coding regions:
- the gcvT gene encoding glycine cleavage system aminomethyltransferase GcvT → MADLKRTSLFDVYKEHGAKTIDFGGWDLPVQFSSIKEEHEAVRERAGLFDVSHMGEIEVTGTDSLAFLQKTMTNDVSLLKDGGAQYTAMCYEDGGTVDDLLIYKKSDIHYLLVVNASNIEKDYDWLISHKFGNTELHNISSDVAQLAIQGPQAESILQKLTETDLSGIKFFKFKDDVVIDDVKALVSRTGYTGEDGFEIYCPSSEAPSLWKAILEAGKNEGILPCGLGARDTLRFEANLPLYGQELTKEITPIEAGIGFAVKPNKEADFIGKDILKEQKENGTARKLVGLEMIDKGIPRHGYEVYHGDEQIGEVTTGTQSPTLKKNIGWALLKKEFAEPGTEVIVQVRKKRLKAIAVSTPFYKRPKK
- a CDS encoding DEAD/DEAH box helicase, whose protein sequence is MNVKINFDSSWQDTFFKKLENDGPWANWENYKLACEVQKHLIVPSFEGLQAPNHLTDFTPLPHQLEVARQVVEHMNGKAILADEVGLGKTIEAGLIVKEYMIRCLAKKILILVPASLVSQWARELHEKFYIPAVEQKKSYVWEACDVVVSSIDTAKRSPHREIVLAQQYDLVIIDEAHKLKNNKTKNYEFVQSLKKKYCLLLTATPIQNRVEEIFNLVSLLKPGHLGNEAYFSEVFSAKNRSLEHHEHLQELVNKVMIRNRRGDTGIDWPKRHVETVPIELSPTERNLYTAISRLKSFGTAAASMFSIMTLQREACSSREAVYMTLKKMIDRPAGEASPLPEPIIRELMQCIDEVDGNTKAQKAVELIKRIDDKVIIFTEYRATQFYLQWFLQQHGISSVPFRGGFKRGKKDWMKDLFKNRVQVLIATEAGGEGINLQFCNHIINYDLPWNPMRLEQRIGRIHRLGQEKDVYIYNMATKNTVEEHILKLLYEKINLFEKVIGELDEILTRLDISNFEDHLQDILFQSKSEGEMKIKMENLTSILHFAEQEHSEKKAANGK